One window of the Archangium primigenium genome contains the following:
- a CDS encoding S8 family serine peptidase codes for MRRLVLLSLLGVSACVQDPPEEPVQQERPLCPDLVVRDASADPSALAHRATARMDLPPGAPAAELSSETPAASGAQPVIVRFRSQAGSVRSAALARAREDKLEALGGRVKYHWPALDTLALSLTPEAQARLAADPDVLSVSPDRVVRALDLGTGARVLPLATTPSTQGSTSEYTYGVKMTQASDVWDPDGEGVLKPGAPTGAGIRVCVIDSGMDVNHPELRAAYVAGKDFIDGDDLPEDKDKDGNWGGGHGTHVAGTIVAQLGLHGAVNPNDATLSPQGVVGVAPGAELYVARVLDTSGGGRTSDVMAAVTWCNETVHAHIASLSLGAPDKNAAEEAIFNKALSDGMLSFAASGNGGETATESSRSYPAAYDSVIAVGAVDSKREHPRFSQGGPHLALVAPGVSVYSTYPRGHAPYANLHAGDTFYNSSVFDFVPFESYEGTLVDCGLGGSLRSCAENASATCEGFVAYVDRGGDIRFTDKVKNVRSQGARAVIVGNHNPEDDATLSFTLGSPATWPPVTAIPTTLVPTFKSLASAGAKVRVGIQGADYSTSTGTSMATPHAAGVAALVWSANPALTAAQVREVLEKTALHLDDPAAPAPGRNNLFGHGLVQAKKAVDAARSLPSR; via the coding sequence GTGAGACGACTGGTGCTGCTGAGCCTGCTGGGTGTGAGCGCGTGCGTGCAGGACCCGCCCGAGGAACCCGTCCAGCAGGAGCGGCCCCTGTGCCCGGACCTCGTCGTGCGGGATGCCTCCGCGGACCCCAGCGCCCTGGCCCACCGCGCCACGGCGCGCATGGACCTGCCCCCCGGAGCGCCCGCCGCTGAGTTGTCGTCGGAGACCCCGGCGGCTTCGGGCGCGCAGCCCGTGATCGTGCGCTTCCGCTCCCAGGCGGGCTCGGTGCGCTCGGCCGCCCTGGCGCGCGCGCGCGAGGACAAGCTGGAGGCGCTCGGCGGACGCGTGAAGTACCACTGGCCCGCGCTGGACACCCTGGCCCTGTCGCTCACCCCCGAGGCCCAGGCCCGGCTCGCGGCGGACCCCGACGTGCTCTCCGTGTCGCCGGACCGCGTGGTGCGCGCCCTGGACCTCGGCACGGGGGCGCGGGTGCTGCCGCTGGCCACCACGCCCAGCACCCAAGGCAGCACCTCCGAGTACACCTACGGCGTGAAGATGACCCAGGCCTCGGACGTGTGGGATCCGGACGGCGAGGGCGTGCTCAAGCCGGGCGCCCCCACCGGCGCGGGCATCCGCGTGTGTGTCATCGACAGCGGCATGGACGTGAACCACCCCGAGCTCCGGGCCGCCTATGTCGCGGGCAAGGACTTCATCGACGGGGATGACCTGCCCGAGGACAAGGACAAGGACGGCAACTGGGGCGGCGGCCACGGCACCCACGTGGCGGGCACCATCGTGGCGCAGCTCGGCCTGCACGGCGCCGTCAACCCCAACGACGCGACCCTGAGCCCCCAGGGCGTGGTGGGCGTGGCACCCGGCGCCGAGCTGTACGTGGCGCGCGTGCTGGACACCTCGGGTGGGGGCCGCACGTCGGACGTCATGGCCGCGGTCACCTGGTGCAACGAGACGGTGCACGCGCACATCGCGTCGCTGTCGCTCGGCGCGCCGGACAAGAACGCCGCCGAGGAGGCCATCTTCAACAAGGCGCTGAGCGACGGCATGTTGTCCTTCGCCGCGAGCGGCAACGGCGGCGAGACGGCCACCGAGTCGAGCCGCAGCTACCCGGCCGCCTATGACTCCGTCATCGCCGTGGGCGCGGTGGACAGCAAGCGCGAGCACCCGCGCTTCTCCCAGGGCGGCCCCCACCTGGCGCTCGTGGCGCCGGGCGTGAGCGTCTACTCCACCTACCCGCGGGGCCACGCCCCCTACGCCAACCTCCACGCGGGCGACACCTTCTACAACTCGTCCGTCTTCGACTTCGTGCCCTTCGAGTCGTACGAGGGCACGCTCGTGGACTGCGGCCTGGGCGGCAGCCTGCGCTCGTGCGCCGAGAACGCCTCCGCCACCTGCGAGGGCTTCGTGGCCTACGTGGACCGCGGCGGCGACATCCGCTTCACCGACAAGGTGAAGAACGTGCGCTCGCAGGGCGCGCGCGCCGTCATCGTCGGCAACCACAACCCCGAGGACGACGCGACGCTGTCCTTCACCCTGGGCTCGCCGGCCACCTGGCCGCCCGTGACGGCCATCCCCACCACGCTCGTGCCCACCTTCAAGTCCCTGGCGAGCGCCGGCGCCAAGGTGCGCGTGGGCATCCAGGGCGCGGACTACTCGACGAGCACCGGCACCTCCATGGCCACGCCCCACGCGGCCGGCGTCGCCGCGCTCGTGTGGAGCGCCAACCCGGCGCTCACCGCCGCCCAGGTGCGCGAGGTGCTCGAGAAGACGGCGCTGCACCTGGATGACCCCGCGGCGCCCGCGCCCGGCCGCAACAACCTCTTCGGCCACGGGCTGGTGCAGGCCAAGAAGGCCGTGGACGCGGCCCGCTCGCTGCCCTCCCGCTGA